In one window of Streptomyces griseus subsp. griseus DNA:
- a CDS encoding uridine kinase, whose product MRLEAITWERLAGELARHSDGLTAADGAPWLTLGIDGAPAARTADLAERLADELRLRGRSVLVVSTEGFLRPASLRFEYGKEDPDSYADSWFDTGALWREVFGPLEAGGSGRVLPDLWDPVTDRATRTPYHPLPEGGVVIVHGPLLLGHWFPFALSVHVRLSEGALRRRTPEGERWTLPAFARYEEETAPAGQADVVVRADDPLHPAWSGLGGSWGRASRGRRQLDDRP is encoded by the coding sequence GTGCGACTCGAAGCGATCACCTGGGAACGGCTGGCCGGCGAGCTGGCCCGGCACAGCGACGGCCTGACCGCCGCCGACGGGGCCCCCTGGCTCACCCTCGGCATCGATGGCGCCCCGGCCGCCCGCACCGCTGACCTGGCCGAACGCCTCGCCGATGAGTTGAGGCTGCGCGGCCGGTCGGTGCTCGTGGTCTCCACCGAGGGGTTCCTGCGCCCGGCGAGCCTGCGTTTCGAGTACGGGAAGGAGGACCCGGACTCGTACGCCGACAGCTGGTTCGACACGGGGGCGCTCTGGCGCGAGGTGTTCGGGCCGCTGGAGGCGGGCGGTAGCGGGCGGGTGCTGCCCGACCTGTGGGACCCGGTCACCGACCGGGCCACGCGCACTCCGTACCACCCGCTGCCGGAGGGCGGGGTGGTCATCGTGCACGGGCCGCTGCTGCTGGGCCACTGGTTCCCGTTCGCGCTGAGCGTCCATGTGCGGCTCTCGGAAGGCGCGTTGCGACGGCGCACGCCGGAGGGGGAGCGGTGGACGCTGCCTGCTTTCGCCCGGTACGAGGAGGAGACGGCGCCCGCCGGGCAGGCGGACGTGGTCGTGCGCGCGGACGACCCGCTGCATCCGGCGTGGTCGGGGCTGGGAGGTTCCTGGGGCCGGGCGTCGCGGGGCAGACGGCAGCTCGACGACAGGCCCTAG
- a CDS encoding winged helix-turn-helix transcriptional regulator: MPRQQPAATRPVRRRSYDQFCASARALDSVGDRWTLLIVRELLAGPRRYTDLHADLPGVSTDVLASRLKDMEQGGLAVRRKLPPPAAASVYELTERGHGLLPVLTALAEWGAPALTERRPTDAVRAHWFALPLLRALTGLTREGVLEVRLDEGEFHVRTGGGAAVGSEGEPYGFGPAPRPDARITLDAELCLELGRGDVTLAEAVKDGRIEVSGEGPLAAELRGE; the protein is encoded by the coding sequence ATGCCACGTCAGCAGCCCGCCGCCACACGCCCCGTCAGACGCCGGAGCTACGACCAGTTCTGCGCCTCCGCCCGCGCCCTCGACTCCGTCGGCGACCGGTGGACGCTGCTGATCGTCCGCGAACTGCTCGCCGGACCCCGCCGCTACACCGACCTCCACGCCGACCTGCCGGGCGTCTCCACCGACGTCCTGGCCTCCCGCCTCAAGGACATGGAACAGGGCGGCCTCGCCGTACGGCGTAAACTCCCGCCGCCCGCCGCCGCCTCGGTCTACGAGCTGACCGAGCGCGGCCACGGCCTGCTGCCGGTCCTCACCGCCCTCGCCGAGTGGGGAGCCCCGGCGCTCACCGAACGCCGCCCCACCGACGCCGTACGCGCCCACTGGTTCGCCCTGCCGCTGCTGCGCGCGCTGACGGGGCTGACGCGCGAGGGCGTCCTCGAAGTGCGGCTGGACGAGGGGGAGTTCCATGTCCGTACGGGAGGGGGCGCGGCGGTGGGGTCCGAGGGTGAGCCGTACGGGTTCGGCCCGGCGCCCCGGCCTGACGCCCGTATCACTCTCGACGCCGAACTCTGCCTGGAGCTGGGGCGCGGCGATGTCACCCTCGCGGAGGCGGTCAAGGACGGGCGGATCGAGGTGTCGGGGGAAGGGCCGCTCGCCGCCGAGCTGCGGGGCGAGTGA
- a CDS encoding pyridoxal phosphate-dependent aminotransferase — MEFRQSSKLNEVCYEIRGPVIEHANALEEAGHSVLRLNTGNPALFGFEAPEEIVQDMIRMLPQAHGYTDSRGILSARRAVAQRYQAMGLTEVGVDDIFLGNGVSELISMAVQALLEDGDEVLIPAPDFPLWTAVTTLAGGKAVHYICDEGSDWNPDLADMASKITDRTKAVVIINPNNPTGAVYPREILEGILDLARRHGLMVFADEIYDQILYDGAEHHSAAVLAPDLVCLTFSGLSKTYRVAGFRSGWMVVSGPRQHARNYLEGLTMLASMRLCPNAPAQYAIQAALGGRQSIRELVAPGGRLHEQRDRAWERLNEIPGVSCVKPKGALYAFPRIDPKVHPIVDDEKFVLDLLLREKIQVVQGTGFSWPRPDHFRILTLPYADDLDAAISRIGRFLNGYRQ, encoded by the coding sequence ATGGAGTTCCGGCAGTCCAGCAAGCTCAACGAGGTCTGTTACGAGATCCGGGGCCCGGTCATCGAGCACGCCAACGCCTTGGAGGAGGCGGGTCACAGCGTGCTGCGGCTCAACACCGGAAACCCTGCGCTCTTCGGCTTCGAGGCGCCGGAGGAGATCGTCCAGGACATGATCCGGATGCTGCCCCAGGCGCACGGCTACACCGATTCGCGCGGCATCCTCTCCGCGCGGCGGGCGGTGGCCCAGCGCTACCAGGCCATGGGGCTGACCGAGGTCGGCGTCGACGACATCTTCCTCGGCAACGGGGTCTCCGAGCTGATCTCCATGGCCGTGCAGGCGCTGCTGGAGGACGGCGACGAAGTGCTGATCCCGGCGCCCGACTTCCCCCTCTGGACGGCGGTGACCACGCTCGCGGGCGGCAAGGCCGTGCACTACATCTGCGACGAGGGCTCCGACTGGAACCCGGACCTCGCCGACATGGCCTCGAAGATCACCGACCGGACCAAGGCCGTCGTGATCATCAACCCGAACAACCCCACCGGCGCGGTCTATCCGCGCGAGATCCTGGAGGGCATCCTCGATCTCGCGCGCCGGCACGGGCTGATGGTCTTCGCCGACGAGATCTACGACCAGATCCTGTACGACGGGGCCGAGCACCACAGCGCCGCCGTCCTCGCCCCGGACCTGGTCTGCCTCACCTTCAGCGGGCTCTCGAAGACCTACCGGGTGGCCGGGTTCCGCTCCGGCTGGATGGTGGTCTCCGGTCCGCGGCAGCACGCCCGCAACTATCTGGAGGGCCTCACCATGCTGGCCTCCATGCGGCTGTGCCCCAACGCCCCCGCCCAGTACGCCATCCAGGCCGCGCTGGGCGGCCGGCAGTCCATCCGGGAGCTGGTGGCGCCGGGCGGCAGGCTGCACGAGCAGCGGGACCGGGCCTGGGAGCGGCTGAACGAGATCCCCGGGGTCTCGTGCGTGAAGCCGAAGGGCGCGCTGTACGCGTTCCCGCGCATCGATCCGAAGGTCCACCCGATCGTCGACGACGAGAAGTTCGTACTCGACCTGCTGTTGCGGGAGAAGATCCAGGTGGTGCAGGGCACGGGCTTCAGCTGGCCGCGCCCGGACCACTTCCGCATCCTGACCCTCCCGTACGCCGACGACCTCGACGCGGCGATCAGCCGCATCGGCCGCTTCCTGAACGGATACCGCCAGTGA
- a CDS encoding SWIM zinc finger family protein — MSPRPTTGPAARRPAPRARPGPDDLRRTFEAVPARTSQEGEPFADSWWGRAWVAALESLSMDGARLARGRAYADEGKVAAITVTPGRVVAYVHGSRARPYRAELRLRTFTDTGWDTLLDAVAAHPGHLSALLAKEMPHSLADTAREADVRLLPGGDDLDPSCTCPDHGRPCKHVAALCYQTARLLDSDPFVLLLMRGRGERELLDELGRRNAVHTARERPAVPAVPSVPAAEALADRYLPPLPAPLPVPPYPGQPPSYPDLPGARDPLGLDHLAADAAARAHALLTTGRDPLAGLTPWQDAVRIAASRPTAGLTATTRALYRELAHATGRNTTDLARAVAAWRQGGAEGLTVLETPWDPPAGPFDRARPLLAAADFPRFTPRRNHLTHPAGTLQLRFGHDARWYGYESDPGADDWWPRATPDPDPVAALEALLAGDTDPAAPDDTDPSYVR, encoded by the coding sequence ATGAGCCCGCGCCCCACCACCGGACCGGCCGCCCGGAGACCGGCCCCCCGCGCCCGGCCCGGCCCCGACGACCTGCGCCGCACCTTCGAAGCGGTGCCCGCCCGCACCTCCCAGGAGGGCGAGCCGTTCGCCGACAGCTGGTGGGGCCGTGCCTGGGTGGCGGCGCTGGAGTCCCTGTCGATGGACGGGGCCCGGCTCGCCCGCGGCCGCGCGTACGCCGACGAGGGCAAGGTCGCCGCGATCACCGTCACCCCCGGCCGCGTCGTCGCCTATGTGCACGGCAGCCGCGCCCGCCCCTACCGCGCCGAACTGCGCCTGCGCACCTTCACCGACACCGGCTGGGACACCCTCCTCGACGCGGTCGCCGCCCACCCCGGCCACCTCTCCGCGCTGCTGGCCAAGGAGATGCCGCACTCCCTGGCCGACACCGCGCGGGAGGCCGACGTCCGGCTGCTGCCCGGCGGCGACGACCTGGACCCGAGCTGCACGTGCCCCGACCACGGCCGGCCCTGCAAGCATGTCGCCGCCCTCTGTTACCAGACCGCACGACTGCTGGACAGCGACCCGTTCGTCCTGCTGCTGATGCGGGGCCGGGGCGAGCGCGAGCTGCTGGACGAGCTGGGCCGCCGCAACGCCGTCCACACCGCCCGCGAGCGCCCCGCCGTCCCCGCTGTCCCCTCGGTCCCGGCGGCGGAAGCCCTGGCGGACCGGTACCTTCCGCCGCTCCCGGCCCCCCTCCCCGTACCGCCGTATCCGGGGCAGCCGCCGTCCTACCCGGACCTGCCGGGTGCGCGCGATCCGCTGGGCCTGGACCACCTCGCCGCCGACGCCGCCGCCCGCGCCCACGCCCTGCTGACGACGGGCCGCGATCCGCTCGCCGGGCTCACCCCCTGGCAGGACGCCGTCCGGATCGCCGCCTCACGCCCGACCGCCGGGCTCACCGCCACCACCCGCGCGCTCTACCGGGAGCTCGCCCATGCCACCGGCCGCAACACCACCGACCTGGCCCGCGCGGTGGCCGCCTGGCGGCAGGGCGGCGCCGAGGGGCTCACGGTCCTGGAGACGCCCTGGGACCCCCCGGCCGGACCCTTCGACCGGGCCAGGCCCCTGCTGGCCGCCGCCGACTTCCCGCGCTTCACACCCCGGCGCAACCACCTCACCCACCCGGCGGGCACGCTCCAGCTCCGCTTCGGCCACGACGCCCGCTGGTACGGCTACGAGTCCGACCCCGGCGCCGACGACTGGTGGCCCCGCGCCACCCCGGACCCGGACCCGGTCGCCGCGCTCGAAGCCCTGCTGGCCGGTGACACGGACCCGGCGGCCCCCGACGACACCGACCCTTCGTACGTCCGGTGA
- a CDS encoding DEAD/DEAH box helicase, with translation MAARAARAAQDAHDPRGGASHTADVGRLLRCAAVFLPGPVPREGRIAFWDPHAGAGAATGDGSSFTYADDGYADDRAPAGTVPYSASQLSVVRRDGAAALGIRSAQVPAALLSLADALPVLVRARHQASAHPATRCWGVAALHALHLVARGRLLPGLTAGGHDAWRAGPRDAEDVAHLRATAAAMPFEGYATPLPDPHPLRLPDPEALIGSFLDAVADTLPRTPAAAFAMGAPFAAREPQHLPHAAAWAVEVASGLDAGVRVSLRLDLSAYELFDTADTYAVTAAGEDADHDGAERAAHPDDPAVRPAAAAVVQVHSLADPTYVVDAAALWHGTAGEPFGPRARVDAVLALRRAARVWAPLERLLDQPVPDVLAITEDELYELLSDAGARLAGAGVDVHWPRELARSLTAAAVVRPAPGSATDGTSFFDAEQLFAFDWQVSLGDERLTEAEMDTLAEAHRPVVRLRDQWVVVDPALVRKARKRELGLLDPVDALAVALTGSAEVDGERVEAVPAGALAALRTRILADTTTIAPPPGLDATLRDYQLRGLAWLDRMTSLGLGGCLADDMGLGKTITLIALHLHRAQRAPTLVVCPASLLGNWHREINRFAPGVPVRRFHGTDRTLGEPDGGFVLTTYGTMRSSAPRLAAHTWGLVVADEAQHVKNPHSSTAKALRTIPAPARVALTGTPVENNLSELWALLDWTTPGLLGPLKAFRARHARIVENTGTAAGLGNEEAVERLARLVRPFLLRRKKSDPGIAPELPPKTETDHPVSLTREQATLYEAAVRETMAQIEAAEGIARRGLVMKLLAALKQICNHPAQYLKEEPTRLTGRSGKLALLDELLDTILSEDSSVLIFTQYVTLAKLLSAHLASRAIPSQLLHGGTPVAERERMVDRFQSAEVPVFLLSLKAAGTGLNLTRAAHVIHYDRWWNPAVEEQATDRAYRIGQTQPVQVHRLIAEGTVEDRIAELLESKRALADAVLSTGETALTELSDRDLADLVSLRRPA, from the coding sequence ATGGCAGCACGAGCGGCACGAGCAGCCCAGGACGCACACGACCCGCGCGGTGGCGCCTCGCACACGGCTGACGTCGGCCGCCTGCTGCGCTGTGCGGCGGTCTTCCTGCCGGGCCCGGTCCCGCGCGAAGGCCGTATCGCCTTCTGGGATCCGCACGCGGGCGCCGGCGCGGCCACGGGGGACGGATCTTCCTTCACCTACGCGGACGACGGGTACGCCGACGACCGGGCCCCGGCCGGCACCGTGCCGTACAGCGCGTCCCAGCTCAGCGTCGTCCGGCGGGACGGAGCCGCGGCCCTCGGAATCCGGAGCGCCCAGGTCCCCGCCGCACTGCTCTCCCTCGCCGACGCGCTCCCCGTCCTCGTCCGCGCCCGGCACCAGGCGTCCGCCCACCCCGCCACCCGCTGCTGGGGCGTGGCCGCGCTGCACGCGCTCCACCTGGTCGCGCGCGGCAGGCTGCTGCCCGGACTCACGGCGGGCGGCCACGACGCCTGGCGGGCGGGCCCCCGGGACGCCGAGGACGTCGCGCATCTGCGGGCCACCGCCGCCGCGATGCCCTTCGAGGGGTACGCGACACCGCTCCCGGATCCGCACCCGCTCCGGCTCCCCGACCCGGAGGCGCTGATCGGGTCCTTCCTGGACGCCGTCGCCGACACCCTCCCGCGCACCCCCGCCGCCGCCTTCGCGATGGGCGCGCCCTTCGCCGCCCGGGAGCCGCAGCACCTGCCCCACGCGGCGGCGTGGGCCGTCGAGGTGGCCTCGGGACTGGACGCGGGCGTGCGGGTCTCGCTCCGCCTCGACCTCTCCGCCTACGAGCTGTTCGACACCGCCGACACCTACGCCGTCACGGCCGCCGGGGAGGACGCCGACCACGACGGTGCGGAGCGCGCGGCCCACCCGGACGACCCGGCGGTCCGCCCCGCCGCCGCGGCCGTCGTCCAGGTGCACAGCCTCGCCGACCCGACGTACGTGGTCGACGCGGCGGCCCTCTGGCACGGCACGGCGGGCGAGCCGTTCGGGCCGCGCGCCCGGGTCGACGCGGTGCTGGCGCTGCGCCGGGCCGCCCGGGTCTGGGCCCCGCTGGAACGGCTGCTGGACCAGCCCGTCCCCGATGTGCTCGCGATCACCGAGGACGAGCTGTACGAGCTGCTGAGCGACGCGGGAGCCCGGCTGGCGGGGGCCGGGGTCGACGTGCACTGGCCGCGCGAGCTGGCCCGTTCGCTCACCGCCGCCGCCGTCGTGCGGCCCGCGCCCGGATCGGCCACCGACGGCACCTCGTTCTTCGACGCCGAGCAGCTCTTCGCCTTCGACTGGCAGGTGTCGCTGGGCGACGAGCGGCTGACCGAGGCCGAGATGGACACCCTCGCCGAGGCCCACCGCCCGGTGGTGCGGCTGCGCGACCAGTGGGTGGTCGTCGACCCCGCCCTCGTACGGAAGGCGCGCAAGCGGGAGCTGGGGCTGCTGGACCCGGTGGACGCGCTGGCCGTCGCCCTCACCGGGAGCGCCGAGGTGGACGGGGAGCGGGTCGAGGCCGTCCCCGCCGGAGCCCTCGCCGCGCTCCGTACGCGGATCCTCGCCGACACCACCACCATCGCACCGCCGCCCGGCCTCGACGCCACCCTGCGCGACTACCAACTGCGCGGCCTGGCCTGGCTGGACCGGATGACCTCGCTCGGGCTCGGCGGCTGCCTCGCCGACGACATGGGACTCGGCAAGACGATCACCCTCATCGCCCTCCACCTGCACCGCGCGCAGCGGGCCCCCACGCTGGTCGTCTGCCCCGCCTCCCTTCTCGGCAACTGGCACCGGGAGATCAACCGCTTCGCCCCCGGCGTCCCGGTCCGCCGCTTCCACGGCACCGACCGGACCCTGGGCGAGCCGGACGGCGGCTTCGTCCTCACCACGTACGGCACGATGCGCTCCAGCGCACCCCGACTCGCCGCGCACACCTGGGGTCTCGTCGTCGCCGACGAGGCCCAGCACGTCAAGAACCCGCACTCCTCCACGGCGAAGGCCCTGCGCACCATCCCCGCCCCGGCCAGGGTCGCCCTGACCGGCACCCCCGTGGAGAACAACCTCTCCGAGCTCTGGGCCCTCCTCGACTGGACGACGCCCGGACTGCTCGGCCCGCTCAAGGCGTTCCGGGCCCGGCACGCCCGGATCGTGGAGAACACCGGCACGGCCGCGGGCCTGGGCAACGAGGAGGCCGTGGAGCGGCTCGCCCGGCTGGTCCGCCCCTTCCTGCTCCGCCGAAAGAAGTCCGACCCCGGCATCGCCCCCGAGCTGCCGCCCAAGACGGAGACCGACCACCCCGTCTCCCTCACCCGGGAGCAGGCGACGCTCTACGAGGCGGCCGTGCGCGAGACGATGGCGCAGATCGAGGCGGCCGAGGGCATCGCCCGCCGGGGCCTGGTCATGAAGCTGCTGGCCGCGCTCAAGCAGATCTGCAACCACCCGGCGCAGTATCTGAAGGAGGAGCCCACCCGGCTCACCGGCCGCTCCGGCAAGCTCGCCCTGCTGGACGAGCTCCTCGACACGATCCTCTCCGAGGACAGCTCGGTCCTGATCTTCACGCAGTACGTGACCCTGGCCAAGCTCCTCTCCGCGCACCTCGCCTCCCGCGCGATCCCGTCCCAACTCCTGCACGGCGGTACGCCGGTGGCCGAGCGGGAACGGATGGTGGACCGCTTCCAGTCCGCCGAGGTCCCCGTCTTCCTGCTCTCCCTCAAGGCCGCCGGGACCGGGCTCAACCTCACCCGGGCCGCCCATGTCATCCACTACGACCGCTGGTGGAACCCGGCCGTGGAGGAGCAGGCCACCGACCGGGCGTACCGCATCGGCCAGACCCAGCCCGTGCAGGTCCACCGCCTCATCGCCGAGGGCACGGTGGAGGACCGGATCGCCGAGCTGCTGGAGTCCAAGCGCGCCCTGGCCGACGCGGTTCTCTCCACCGGTGAGACCGCCCTGACCGAGCTGAGCGACCGCGATCTCGCCGACCTCGTCTCGCTGCGGAGGCCCGCATGA
- a CDS encoding DUF6343 family protein, producing MLEGEVIVMRTGSEPTTARSPLRMRLWLSLWGTFWALFGLVVFSLVGRPGWAVACAVLLALTLLDLCLVTYRMRQGTRFQPGRDVPPYEPGRGGRPRWRGPDPRDRTKPP from the coding sequence ATGCTGGAGGGTGAGGTGATCGTCATGCGTACCGGCAGTGAGCCCACGACCGCCCGCAGTCCGCTGCGGATGCGGCTCTGGCTGAGCCTGTGGGGGACCTTCTGGGCGCTCTTCGGCCTGGTGGTGTTCTCGCTGGTGGGGCGGCCGGGGTGGGCGGTGGCCTGCGCGGTGCTCCTGGCCCTCACGCTCCTGGACCTCTGCCTGGTCACGTACCGGATGCGCCAGGGTACGCGCTTCCAGCCGGGCCGGGACGTGCCGCCGTACGAACCCGGCCGGGGCGGGCGCCCCCGGTGGCGCGGGCCGGACCCGCGGGACCGTACGAAACCGCCGTGA
- a CDS encoding tetratricopeptide repeat protein: protein MPESNPETHVIDFRAAEQLLDARDPRGAVKLLDSVIAAHPENTAARLLRARAFFASAQLRPAELEFELVLEREPDNAFAHYALARTFERAGRPEQAMRHFRLAAALDPKPEYLKAAKFDAGD from the coding sequence GTGCCCGAGAGCAACCCGGAAACCCATGTCATCGACTTCCGTGCGGCCGAGCAACTGCTGGACGCCCGGGACCCCCGGGGCGCGGTCAAACTCCTCGACTCGGTGATCGCCGCCCACCCGGAGAACACCGCCGCCCGGCTGCTGCGGGCCCGCGCCTTCTTCGCCTCCGCCCAACTGCGCCCGGCGGAGCTGGAGTTCGAGCTGGTGCTGGAGCGTGAGCCGGACAACGCGTTCGCCCACTACGCCCTGGCCCGCACCTTCGAGCGGGCGGGCCGCCCGGAACAGGCCATGCGCCACTTCCGGCTCGCGGCGGCGCTGGACCCGAAGCCGGAGTACCTGAAGGCGGCCAAGTTCGACGCCGGGGACTGA
- the coaE gene encoding dephospho-CoA kinase, translating to MLKVGLTGGIGAGKSEVSRRLVAYGAVLIDSDRIAREVVEPGTPGLAAVVEEFGRDVLAADGTLDRPALGAIVFADPDRRAALNAIVHPLVGARAAELEREAGADAVVVHDVPLLAENALAPFYDLVVVVDASPRTQLHRLVNARGMTEADARARMAAQATREERLAVADLTVDNDGPLEALEPQVRGVWEELLRRAAATR from the coding sequence ATGCTGAAAGTAGGCCTGACCGGCGGGATCGGCGCCGGCAAGAGCGAAGTGTCGCGGCGACTCGTCGCGTACGGTGCCGTGCTGATCGACTCCGACCGGATCGCGCGCGAAGTCGTGGAGCCCGGCACCCCCGGGCTGGCCGCCGTCGTCGAGGAGTTCGGGCGGGACGTCCTCGCGGCCGACGGCACCCTGGACCGCCCGGCGCTCGGCGCGATCGTCTTCGCCGACCCGGACCGCCGTGCCGCGCTCAACGCGATCGTCCACCCTCTGGTCGGCGCCCGCGCCGCCGAGCTGGAGCGGGAGGCGGGTGCGGACGCCGTCGTCGTCCACGACGTACCGCTGCTGGCCGAGAACGCTCTCGCCCCCTTCTACGACCTGGTCGTCGTCGTGGACGCGTCCCCCCGCACCCAGCTCCACCGGCTGGTGAACGCCCGTGGCATGACCGAGGCCGACGCCCGCGCCAGGATGGCCGCCCAGGCCACCCGCGAGGAGCGCCTCGCCGTCGCCGATCTGACCGTGGACAACGACGGGCCGCTGGAGGCGCTGGAACCGCAGGTCCGCGGGGTGTGGGAGGAGCTGCTGCGCAGGGCGGCGGCCACCCGCTGA
- a CDS encoding PAC2 family protein yields MPDPQSLYEWEPKGLAVVDMALAQESAGLVMLYHFDGYIDAGETGEQIVDGLLETLPHQVVARFDHDRLVDYRARRPLLTFRRDRWTSFEAPTLEVRVVQDATGAPFLLLSGPEPDVEWERFAAAVEQIVERLGVRLTVNFHGIPMGVPHTRPVGITPHGNRTDLMPGHRSPFDEAQVPGSAESLVEYRLMESGHDVLGVATHVPHYVARSAYPDAALTALEAITAATGLVLPALAHSLRTEAHRTQTEIDRQIGQGDEELVSLVEGLEHQYDAVAGSETRGNLVAEPADLPSADEIGREFERFLAEREGDG; encoded by the coding sequence GTGCCTGATCCGCAGAGTTTGTACGAATGGGAGCCGAAGGGGCTGGCCGTCGTCGACATGGCGCTGGCCCAGGAGTCGGCCGGCCTGGTCATGCTCTACCACTTCGACGGATACATCGACGCGGGCGAGACCGGCGAGCAGATCGTCGACGGCCTGCTCGAAACGCTGCCCCACCAGGTCGTCGCCCGCTTCGACCACGACCGGCTCGTCGACTACCGCGCCCGGCGCCCCCTGCTGACCTTCCGGCGTGACCGCTGGACGTCCTTCGAGGCCCCGACCCTGGAGGTCCGGGTCGTCCAGGACGCCACCGGAGCGCCCTTCCTGCTGCTGTCGGGCCCGGAGCCGGACGTGGAGTGGGAGCGGTTCGCCGCCGCCGTGGAGCAGATCGTCGAGCGCCTCGGCGTCCGCCTCACGGTCAACTTCCACGGCATCCCCATGGGCGTCCCGCACACCCGCCCCGTCGGCATCACCCCGCACGGCAACCGCACCGACCTGATGCCGGGCCACCGCAGCCCCTTCGACGAGGCCCAGGTCCCCGGCTCGGCGGAGTCCCTCGTCGAGTACCGGCTGATGGAGTCCGGCCACGACGTCCTCGGGGTCGCCACCCACGTCCCGCACTACGTCGCCCGGTCCGCCTACCCGGACGCGGCCCTCACCGCGCTGGAGGCGATCACCGCCGCGACCGGCCTGGTCCTGCCCGCCCTCGCGCACTCCCTGCGCACCGAGGCGCACCGCACCCAGACCGAGATCGACCGGCAGATCGGCCAGGGCGACGAGGAGCTGGTCTCGCTCGTCGAGGGCCTTGAGCACCAGTACGACGCGGTCGCCGGCTCCGAGACCCGGGGCAACCTCGTCGCCGAACCGGCCGACCTGCCGTCCGCCGACGAGATCGGCCGCGAGTTCGAGCGCTTCCTCGCCGAGCGGGAGGGCGACGGCTGA
- a CDS encoding right-handed parallel beta-helix repeat-containing protein: MRPRTPLTALFAAVLATGGLALTAAPANAAAVIDVSTAAQLKSALTTVSPGDTIRLADGTYTGNFKATRPGTSGARITLTGSSRAVLTAGGGYGLHLNGASYWTVQGVTVKGGQKGIVADTANGVVIDSVTVHNLDMEGVHFRTSSRDGVLKNSRIYDTGQNGRGMGEGVYVGTANDLSDRSDNAQILNNTIGPDVRGENVDIKEGTTGARIIGNTFDGNGLTGANYDDSWVDVKGNDVLVEGNRGSRTTNNGYETHTQQSGWGCGTVFRNNTSNLSGATGDRQLAVNVTNNSTTCRTTVYASNTVTGGRGLTNITVTP, translated from the coding sequence ATGCGTCCCCGCACGCCCCTCACCGCCCTGTTCGCCGCCGTCCTCGCCACCGGCGGTCTCGCCCTGACCGCGGCTCCCGCCAACGCGGCGGCCGTGATCGACGTGTCCACCGCCGCCCAGCTGAAGTCGGCGCTGACCACGGTCTCCCCCGGCGACACGATCCGGCTCGCCGACGGGACGTACACCGGGAACTTCAAGGCGACCCGGCCCGGCACCTCCGGCGCCCGGATCACCCTCACCGGCTCCAGCAGAGCCGTCCTGACGGCGGGTGGCGGGTACGGGCTGCACCTGAACGGCGCCTCGTACTGGACCGTTCAGGGCGTCACGGTCAAGGGCGGCCAGAAGGGCATCGTGGCCGACACGGCGAACGGCGTCGTCATCGACTCGGTGACCGTCCACAACCTCGACATGGAGGGCGTCCACTTCCGCACGTCCTCGCGCGACGGCGTACTGAAGAACTCCCGCATCTACGACACCGGGCAGAACGGGCGCGGCATGGGCGAGGGCGTGTACGTCGGCACGGCGAACGACCTCTCCGACCGCAGCGACAACGCGCAGATCCTCAACAACACGATCGGCCCCGATGTGCGCGGCGAGAACGTCGACATCAAGGAAGGCACCACCGGCGCCAGGATCATCGGCAACACCTTCGACGGCAACGGGCTCACCGGCGCCAACTACGACGACTCCTGGGTCGACGTGAAGGGCAACGACGTTCTGGTGGAGGGCAACCGAGGCTCCCGCACCACCAACAACGGCTACGAGACCCACACCCAGCAGAGCGGCTGGGGCTGCGGCACGGTCTTCCGGAACAACACCTCGAACCTGTCCGGCGCCACCGGCGACCGGCAACTCGCCGTCAACGTCACCAACAACAGCACCACCTGCCGCACCACGGTGTACGCGAGCAACACCGTCACCGGAGGGAGAGGGCTGACCAACATCACCGTGACGCCCTGA